One window of bacterium genomic DNA carries:
- a CDS encoding YqeG family HAD IIIA-type phosphatase → MSDTARPRGGFRPVLHFGSVLEIPPDLFAARGVRAVALDVDNTITRWELESVPGEILDWIAALKSRGLSLALVSNGVARKLKSVEEQTGVALVPGKKPFLSTFVRCREFFGAPDSQIAIVGDQCVTDIWPANRLGWLTVLVEPMSRRDFIGTHIYRAMERAFGMRRALEGGGSP, encoded by the coding sequence TTGAGCGATACCGCAAGGCCGCGCGGTGGATTCAGGCCCGTGCTTCATTTCGGCTCGGTGCTTGAAATTCCGCCGGATTTATTCGCAGCGCGCGGTGTGCGCGCGGTGGCGCTGGACGTGGACAACACGATCACGCGCTGGGAGCTCGAAAGCGTCCCCGGCGAAATCCTGGATTGGATCGCCGCGCTCAAATCGCGGGGGCTGTCGCTTGCGCTCGTCTCTAACGGCGTCGCGCGCAAGCTGAAATCCGTGGAGGAGCAGACCGGCGTCGCGCTCGTTCCGGGCAAGAAGCCGTTCCTTTCGACGTTCGTGCGCTGCAGGGAATTTTTCGGCGCGCCCGATTCGCAAATCGCGATCGTGGGCGACCAGTGCGTGACCGATATCTGGCCGGCCAACAGGCTGGGCTGGCTGACAGTCCTTGTCGAGCCGATGTCGCGGCGCGATTTCATCGGCACGCACATTTACCGTGCGATGGAGCGCGCGTTCGGAATGCGCCGCGCGCTGGAAGGCGGCGGCTCGCCTTGA
- the ruvX gene encoding Holliday junction resolvase RuvX produces the protein MQYNPRVSYRFLALDIGSVRTGVAVSDSGGVLASPAGTIEASDFKEIAAELGRLLESLAKEGRIEGTRDFAAIIVGLPLGKSGEETERTTNIRIIGELLAADFGLPVHFVDERYSTRRMKAADRESGRREMKGRENIDARAAAEILQGWLDARRMRGVSSDYDDSPEGSKPIDAGGERY, from the coding sequence CAGCGTGCGAACCGGGGTCGCGGTATCCGACTCCGGCGGCGTGCTGGCGTCGCCCGCGGGAACAATCGAGGCGTCGGACTTCAAGGAAATCGCGGCGGAACTTGGCAGGCTGCTCGAATCGCTGGCGAAGGAAGGGCGAATCGAAGGTACGCGCGATTTCGCGGCGATAATCGTCGGGCTTCCGCTTGGCAAATCGGGCGAGGAAACGGAGCGGACGACAAACATTCGAATCATCGGCGAACTACTGGCCGCGGATTTCGGTCTGCCCGTTCATTTCGTTGACGAGCGTTACTCGACGCGGCGGATGAAAGCCGCCGACCGCGAATCCGGCCGAAGGGAAATGAAAGGAAGGGAAAACATCGACGCGCGGGCCGCGGCCGAGATTTTGCAGGGCTGGCTTGACGCGCGGCGGATGCGCGGCGTTTCGTCCGATTACGATGACTCGCCGGAAGGATCGAAGCCGATTGATGCGGGGGGGGAGAGATATTGA